One genomic window of Candidatus Acidulodesulfobacterium acidiphilum includes the following:
- a CDS encoding SPOR domain-containing protein — protein MNLKKDKITAVIVFLTVIFIVFVFGLYIGKKFSSKSPKEGIIKESALKKGSGAFFPGSGKTQSGGVAAGSVKNIKFAPISKLSSLKKGKTGKKIKKPAEKIAHEKTAPVKPVVKTKIVYVKKPVYVYKYKYVKVPTSAHAPNPFNSKVYYTIQVAALSKYSQAKAMADKLNAMGFFAYIVPISVSGKSGKAVYQQVRVGKFATEQGAKSVEGVIAQKFKVKPYVIKVD, from the coding sequence ATTAATTTGAAAAAAGATAAAATTACCGCGGTAATAGTTTTTTTAACCGTTATATTTATCGTTTTCGTTTTCGGGCTTTATATAGGGAAAAAGTTTTCTTCTAAAAGCCCTAAAGAGGGAATAATAAAAGAATCGGCTTTAAAAAAGGGAAGCGGAGCTTTTTTTCCGGGAAGCGGTAAAACGCAAAGCGGCGGCGTTGCGGCAGGATCCGTCAAAAATATAAAGTTTGCACCTATTTCCAAACTTTCCTCATTAAAAAAAGGAAAAACAGGAAAAAAAATAAAAAAACCGGCTGAGAAAATTGCGCATGAGAAAACCGCTCCTGTAAAGCCGGTCGTAAAAACTAAGATAGTGTACGTAAAAAAGCCGGTATATGTTTACAAGTATAAATACGTAAAAGTTCCAACCTCGGCGCACGCACCCAACCCCTTTAATTCTAAAGTTTATTATACGATACAGGTAGCGGCTCTTTCAAAATATTCGCAGGCTAAAGCTATGGCGGATAAATTAAATGCCATGGGTTTTTTTGCCTATATAGTTCCTATTTCCGTCAGCGGGAAATCAGGAAAAGCCGTTTACCAGCAGGTCAGAGTAGGAAAGTTCGCGACGGAACAAGGCGCAAAGTCGGTAGAAGGCGTAATTGCGCAGAAATTTAAAGTAAAGCCCTACGTAATAAAAGTAGATTAG